The Streptomyces sp. NBC_00236 DNA window CCCGCCGCGCTCAGGACGGAGCCCAGCGACGTCCCCGCGAAGCCGTCGTCCCGCGTCTTGCGGATCACGGACTCCGTGGGGCCCGTCCGGACCGGCAGGTGGAGCGCCCAGCCGGGGGTGTGCGGCTCGTCGCCCGAGCCGGGGGCGCCGTCGTTCTGCAGATGCACGACGAGCGCGCCGCTCCGGCGTGCGCGGGCGATCAGGTCCGCCGTCCGCTCCAGCAGTCCGGCCGCACCGGGCACGGCCCTGCCCCCGGTCACCCCGGCCTTCTGGACGTCCACGACGAGCAGGGCCTGGCACGGGGGAGCGGTATCGGTCATGGGGCCATCGTGTCCGGCGGCGACTTCGTGTTCCACGGGATTTCGCGCGGCCTCGGGATTTCGCGCGGCCCCGGGACGTTGCGCGGCCCCGGGATGTCGAGTGGCACCGGGACGTCGAGCGCCCCGGTCCGCGGGCGGAGGGACTAAGGCGCCCGGGCCCGGCGTTGGACCAGGGCAGGACGCGGCAGTCGCACGTGATCGCTCACAGCGAACACGCCCCGGGAACATTGAGCGGCTCACAAGCATTGAGTCCACATAGCTCAACTTGAGTGCCGAAGGGGAGATCATGGCTACTGAGTCCAACGCCGTCACACCGCTGACCCTGCCCGTGCTGCCGCTCGATGACGAAGTCGTGCTGCCCGGGATGGTGGTGCCTCTGGACCTGTCCGACAGCGAGGTGCGTGCCGCCGTGGAGGCCGCGCAGGCCGCAGCCCGTGAGGGCGGCGGCAAGCCCGAGGTGCTGCTCGTTCCGCGCATCGACGGGACCTACACCGGGATCGGTGTCATCGGGACCGTCGAGCAGGTCGGACGGCTCTCGGACGGCGACCCGGGTGCCCTCATCCGTGGTCGCGGACGCGTACGGATCGGGGCCGGGACCAGCGGGCCCGGTGCCGCGCTCTGGGTGGAGGGGACCCGGGTCGACGGCACCGTCCCCGAACCCCTCCCCGGAGCCGTCGCCGAACTGGTCAAGGAGTACAAGGCCCTCGCCACCAGCTGGCTGAAGACGCGCGGCGCCTGGCAGGTCGTGGACCGGGTCCAGCAGATCGAGGACGTCTCCGCCCTCGCCGACAACTCCGGATACTCCCCCTTCCTGACCACCACCCAGAAGGTGCAGCTCCTGGAGACCGCCGACCCGGTCGCCCGGCTGAAGCTCGCCATCCAGTGGCTCGGCGAACACCTCGCCGAGCAGGACGTCGCCGAGTCCATCGCCAAGGACGTCCAGGAGGGCGTCGACAAGCAGCAGCGCGAGTTCCTGCTGCGGCGCCAGCTCGACGCCGTACGCAAGGAGCTCTCCGAACTCAACGGGGACCCGGAGGACGAGTCCGACGACTACCGGGCACGCGTCGAGGCCGCCGACCTTCCCGAGCACGTCCGCGAGGCCGCGCTCAAGGAGGTCGACAAGCTGGAGCGTGCCTCGGACCAGAGCCCCGAGGGCTCCTGGATCAGGACCTGGCTCGACACCGTCCTGGAACTGCCGTGGAGCGAGCGGACCGAGGACGCCTACGACATCAAGGGCGCCCGGGAGATCCTCGACGCCGAACACGCGGGCCTGCAGGACGTGAAGGAGCGCATCACCGAGTACCTCGCGGTGCGCAAGCGCCGTGCCGACCGTGGTCTGGGTGTGGTCGGCGGCCGGCGCGGCGGTGCGGTGCTGGCCCTGGTCGGGCCGCCCGGGGTCGGGAAGACCTCGCTCGGCGAGTCCGTGGCGCACGCCATGGGGCGCAAGTTCGTCCGCGTCGCCCTCGGTGGTGTCCGGGACGAGGCGGAGATCCGGGGCCACCGCCGTACGTACGTCGGCGCGCTGCCCGGCCGCATCGTCCGCGCCATCAAGGAGGCCGGCTCGATGAACCCGGTGGTCCTGCTCGACGAGATCGACAAGGTCGGCTCCGACTTCCGGGGCGACCCGGCGGCGGCGCTCCTCGAAGTGCTCGACCCGGCCCAGAACCACACCTTCCGCGACCACTACCTGGAGGTCGAACTCGACCTCAGCGATGTCGTCTTCCTGGCCACGGCGAATGTGCTCGAAGCCATTCCGGAGGCGCTGCTCGACCGGATGGAGCTGGTCAGGCTCGACGGCTACACCGAGGACGAGAAGGTCGTCATCGCCCGCGACCACCTGCTCCCGCGCCAGCTGGAGCGGGCCGGTCTGGAGAAGGACGAGGTCGCCCTCGACGAGTCGGCGCTGCGGAAGCTGGCCGGCGAGTACACGAGGGAGGCCGGGGTCCGGAACCTGGAGCGGGCCGTCGCCCGGCTGCTGCGCAAGGTCGCGGCCCAGCACGAGCTCGGCGACCGGGAGCTGCCGTTCACGGTGACCGACCAGGAGCTGCGCGGGCTCATCGGCCGGCCGCACCACGTCCCCGAGTCCGCCCAGGACCCGGCGGAGCGCCGTACCGCGGTGCCGGGCGTGGCCACCGGGCTCGCGGTGACCGGGGCCGGGGGTGACGTGCTCTTCGTGGAGGCGTCGCTCGCCGACCCGGAGACCGGGGCGTCCGGACTGACCCTCACCGGTCAGCTCGGCGACGTCATGAAGGAGTCCGCGCAGATCGCGCTGAGCTTCCTGCGCTCGCACGGCGCGGAGCTGGAACTGCCGGTCGCCGACCTCAAGGACCGGGGCGTGCACATCCACTTCCCGGCGGGCGCGGTCCCCAAGGACGGCCCGAGCGCCGGCATCACCCTGACGACCGCGCTGGCCTCGCTGCTCTCCGGACGGCTGGTCCGTACGGATGTGGCGATGACCGGTGAGGTGTCGCTGACCGGACGCGTCCTGCCGATCGGCGGCCTGAAGCAGAAGCTGCTCGCCGCCCACCGCGCGGGCATCACCACCGTGGTGATCCCGCAGCGCAACGAGGCCGACCTGGACGACGTCCCCGCCGAGGTGCTGGACACGCTGGAGGTCCACCCGGTCACGGACGTCCGCCAGGTCCTGGAGATCGCCCTCGCCCCGGCCTCGGCCCCGGCGGAGCGGAGGATCCCGGCCGCGGCGTAGGTGTCACGGCGTGACGGGCGTGGCACCACGGACACGGCCGGTACGGGCGGCCCGTCTCCCCCTCGCGGGGAGGCGGGCCGTTCCGCGTGAGCGGCGGTGGCTCAGGGGCGGTAGATGGTGCCCGGGACCGGCTCGGCCGGGGCCATCAGTTCAGGGACGGTGACGAAGGTGTAGCCGCGCTTCTTCAGTTCCTCGATGATGCCGGGCACCGCGGGCACCGTGCCCTTGTAGATGTCGTGCAGCAGGATGATGCCGTCCTTGGTCGCCTGGTCGAGGATCCGCTTCTTGATGAGCGCGGAGTCCGTCGTCGAGTAGTCCTTGGCGGTGGCGTTCCACAGGATCTGGGAGAGCCCGAGGTCCTTGCTGATCCCGGAGACCGTGTCGTCGGTGCGGCCCTGCGGCGGACGCATCAGCCGGGGCTTCTTGCCGGTGATGGCCTCGATCGCGTCCTGCGTCTTCTTCAGCTCGGCGCGTATCTCCGCGGGCTTCTTGTCCGTCAGGATCTCGTGCGACCAGGTGTGGTTGGCGACCTCGTGGCCCTCCGCCTCGATCCGGCGGACGGTCTCGGGGTGCTTCTTCACATGGTTCTTGCCCAGCAGGAAGAACGTCG harbors:
- a CDS encoding cysteine hydrolase family protein gives rise to the protein MTDTAPPCQALLVVDVQKAGVTGGRAVPGAAGLLERTADLIARARRSGALVVHLQNDGAPGSGDEPHTPGWALHLPVRTGPTESVIRKTRDDGFAGTSLGSVLSAAGVGAVAVCGVMSEMCVQATARTALALGYRVVLPHDAHATQDIPAAPGISEAVPAAVVSRVAAWAISGDAHVTARAAEVTFAAPRPLGRMSS
- the lon gene encoding endopeptidase La, with amino-acid sequence MATESNAVTPLTLPVLPLDDEVVLPGMVVPLDLSDSEVRAAVEAAQAAAREGGGKPEVLLVPRIDGTYTGIGVIGTVEQVGRLSDGDPGALIRGRGRVRIGAGTSGPGAALWVEGTRVDGTVPEPLPGAVAELVKEYKALATSWLKTRGAWQVVDRVQQIEDVSALADNSGYSPFLTTTQKVQLLETADPVARLKLAIQWLGEHLAEQDVAESIAKDVQEGVDKQQREFLLRRQLDAVRKELSELNGDPEDESDDYRARVEAADLPEHVREAALKEVDKLERASDQSPEGSWIRTWLDTVLELPWSERTEDAYDIKGAREILDAEHAGLQDVKERITEYLAVRKRRADRGLGVVGGRRGGAVLALVGPPGVGKTSLGESVAHAMGRKFVRVALGGVRDEAEIRGHRRTYVGALPGRIVRAIKEAGSMNPVVLLDEIDKVGSDFRGDPAAALLEVLDPAQNHTFRDHYLEVELDLSDVVFLATANVLEAIPEALLDRMELVRLDGYTEDEKVVIARDHLLPRQLERAGLEKDEVALDESALRKLAGEYTREAGVRNLERAVARLLRKVAAQHELGDRELPFTVTDQELRGLIGRPHHVPESAQDPAERRTAVPGVATGLAVTGAGGDVLFVEASLADPETGASGLTLTGQLGDVMKESAQIALSFLRSHGAELELPVADLKDRGVHIHFPAGAVPKDGPSAGITLTTALASLLSGRLVRTDVAMTGEVSLTGRVLPIGGLKQKLLAAHRAGITTVVIPQRNEADLDDVPAEVLDTLEVHPVTDVRQVLEIALAPASAPAERRIPAAA
- a CDS encoding polysaccharide deacetylase family protein, which codes for METTAPGSARGDAGSDAKGSFGPVDCRKAKCIALTFDAGPAEDTPHLLDILKKEKVHATFFLLGKNHVKKHPETVRRIEAEGHEVANHTWSHEILTDKKPAEIRAELKKTQDAIEAITGKKPRLMRPPQGRTDDTVSGISKDLGLSQILWNATAKDYSTTDSALIKKRILDQATKDGIILLHDIYKGTVPAVPGIIEELKKRGYTFVTVPELMAPAEPVPGTIYRP